Proteins co-encoded in one Cricetulus griseus strain 17A/GY chromosome 1 unlocalized genomic scaffold, alternate assembly CriGri-PICRH-1.0 chr1_1, whole genome shotgun sequence genomic window:
- the Ppp2cb gene encoding serine/threonine-protein phosphatase 2A catalytic subunit beta isoform isoform X2, with protein sequence MDDKAFTKELDQWVEQLNECKQLNENQVRTLCEKAKEILTKESNVQEVRCPVTVCGDVHGQFHDLMELFRIGGKSPDTNYLFMGDYVDRGYYSVETVTLLVALKVRYPERITILRGNHESRQITQVYGFYDECLRKYGNANVWKYFTDLFDYLPLTALVDGQIFCLHGGLSPSIDTLDHIRALDRLQEVPHEGPMCDLLWSDPDDRGGWGISPRGAGYTFGQDISETFNHANGLTLVSRAHQLVMEGYNWCHDRNVVTIFSAPNYCYRCGNQAAIMELDDTLKYSFLQFDPAPRRGEPHVTRRTPDYFL encoded by the exons ATGGACGACAAGGCGTTCACCAAGGAGCTGGACCAGTGGGTGGAGCAGCTGAACGAGTGTAAGCAGCTGAACGAGAACCAAGTGCGGACGCTGTGCGAGAAG GCTAAGGAAATTTTAACAAAAGAATCAAATGTACAAGAGGTTCGCTGTCCTGTTACTGTTTGTGGAGATGTGCATGGCCAATTCCATGACCTTATGGAACTCTTCAGAATTGGTGGAAAATCACCAGATACCAACTATCTATTCATGGGTGACTACGTAGACAGAGGTTATTATTCTGTGGAGACTGTGACTCTTCTTGTAGCATTAAAG gtGCGCTATCCAGAGCGTATTACAATATTGAGAGGAAATCATGAAAGCCGGCAGATCACCCAAGTCTATGGCTTTTATGATGAATGTCTACGAAAGTATGGAAATGCCAACGTATGGAAATACTTTACAGATCTCTTTGATTATCTTCCACTTACAGCTTTAGTAGATGGAcag ATATTCTGCCTCCATGGTGGCCTCTCTCCATCCATAGATACACTGGATCATATAAGAGCCCTGGATCGTTTACAAGAAGTTCCACATGAG GGCCCAATGTGTGATCTCTTATGGTCAGATCCAGATGACCGTGGCGGATGGGGCATTTCACCACGTGGTGCTGGCTACACCTTTGGACAAGATATTTCTGAAACATTTAACCATGCCAACGGTCTCACACTGGTGTCTCGAGCTCACCAGCTTGTGATGGAA GGATATAATTGGTGCCATGATCGGAATGTGGTTACCATTTTTAGTGCACCCAATTACTGCTACCGCTGTGGGAACCAGGCTGCTATCATGGAATTAGATGacactttaaaatattcttt TCTTCAGTTTGACCCAGCACCTCGTCGTGGAGAGCCTCATGTGACCCGGCGTACCCCAGACTACTTCCTGTAA